A single region of the Synechococcus sp. HK05 genome encodes:
- a CDS encoding Rrf2 family transcriptional regulator, giving the protein MTLLRRSGQQALQALLELAEAPQQWRSVTEIAAAQALPAPMLEQLLLQLRRAGLVEARRGRLGGYRLQRQPAAIAVAEVLAAVGADIQLIEPDVPDSNRAEEQVLRSMARRLQRAMERELLQFNLEELLFDLRSCRETLSGDGGLMLG; this is encoded by the coding sequence ATGACCCTGCTGCGCCGCAGCGGACAGCAGGCCCTGCAAGCGCTGCTGGAGCTGGCTGAAGCACCGCAGCAATGGCGTTCCGTGACTGAGATCGCCGCCGCTCAGGCCTTGCCGGCCCCGATGCTCGAGCAGTTGCTGCTGCAGCTGCGGCGGGCCGGCCTGGTGGAGGCCCGCCGCGGGCGCTTGGGGGGCTACCGGCTGCAACGGCAGCCCGCCGCCATCGCGGTGGCCGAGGTGCTGGCGGCTGTGGGAGCCGACATCCAGCTGATCGAACCCGACGTCCCTGACAGCAACCGGGCCGAGGAGCAGGTGCTGCGCTCCATGGCCCGGCGCCTGCAGCGGGCCATGGAGCGGGAGCTGCTGCAGTTCAACCTCGAGGAACTGCTATTTGATCTGCGCAGCTGCCGCGAAACCCTCAGCGGCGACGGCGGCTTGATGCTCGGCTGA
- a CDS encoding UbiD family decarboxylase translates to MGSQRDLRGFLKLLEERGQLRRITAPVDPDLELAAIADRVLSCGGPALLFENVIGSAMPVAINLMGTQERVLWSMGMERPEELEALGERLALLQQPRPPKGAREALRFGSVLLDVLKARPDLDLTPPCRQEVFKGEAVNLDALPLLRPWPGDGGRILTLGLVITKDPETGTPNVGVYRLQQQSINTMTVHWLSVRGGARHLRKAAALGKKLEIAIAIGVHPLLVMAAATPIPVQLSEWLFAGLYAGEGVRLAKCKTVNLEVPSHSEVVLEGTITPGEELADGPFGDHMGFYGGVEPSPLVRIQCVTQRRNPIYFTTFSGRPPKEDAMLAIALNRIYTPILRQQIPEIVDFFLPMEGLSYKLAVIAIDKAYPGQAKRAAMAFWTALPQFTYTKFVVVVDKSINIRDPRQVIWAISALVDPQRDLIVVEDTPFDTLDFASEQLGLGGRLAIDATTKLGPERNHPWGEPLSRPVELEARLDARWAELGLADVGQNDPDPALFGYALEQVLERLAKAG, encoded by the coding sequence ATGGGTTCGCAGCGCGACCTGCGCGGGTTTCTGAAGCTGCTGGAGGAGCGCGGTCAGCTGCGCCGCATCACGGCTCCAGTGGATCCGGATCTGGAGTTGGCGGCGATCGCCGACCGGGTGCTGAGCTGCGGCGGGCCGGCGCTGCTGTTCGAGAACGTGATCGGCAGCGCGATGCCGGTGGCGATCAATTTGATGGGCACCCAGGAGCGGGTTCTCTGGAGCATGGGCATGGAGCGGCCCGAGGAGCTGGAGGCGCTCGGTGAGCGCCTGGCCCTGCTCCAGCAACCGCGGCCTCCCAAAGGCGCCCGTGAGGCGTTGCGCTTCGGCTCGGTGCTGCTCGACGTGCTGAAGGCACGCCCCGACCTTGATCTCACGCCCCCCTGCCGCCAGGAGGTGTTCAAGGGTGAGGCGGTGAACCTCGATGCGCTGCCCCTGCTGCGCCCCTGGCCGGGCGATGGCGGCCGCATCCTCACCCTGGGCCTGGTGATCACCAAAGACCCAGAAACCGGCACCCCGAATGTGGGGGTGTACCGGCTGCAGCAGCAGTCGATCAACACGATGACCGTGCACTGGCTGAGCGTGCGCGGCGGTGCGCGCCACCTGCGCAAGGCGGCGGCCCTCGGCAAGAAGCTGGAGATCGCCATCGCCATCGGCGTGCATCCGCTGCTGGTGATGGCGGCGGCCACACCGATCCCCGTGCAGCTGAGCGAGTGGCTGTTTGCCGGCCTCTATGCCGGCGAAGGCGTCCGGCTGGCCAAGTGCAAAACGGTGAACCTGGAAGTGCCCAGCCACAGCGAAGTGGTGCTCGAAGGCACGATCACGCCGGGGGAGGAGCTGGCTGATGGCCCCTTCGGCGATCACATGGGCTTCTACGGCGGCGTGGAACCCTCACCGCTGGTGCGCATCCAGTGCGTCACCCAACGGCGCAACCCGATTTACTTCACCACCTTCAGCGGCCGGCCTCCCAAGGAGGACGCGATGCTCGCCATCGCCCTCAACCGCATCTACACGCCGATCCTGCGGCAGCAGATCCCGGAGATCGTGGATTTCTTCCTGCCGATGGAGGGCCTCAGCTACAAGCTGGCCGTGATCGCGATCGACAAGGCCTACCCCGGCCAGGCCAAGCGCGCCGCCATGGCGTTCTGGACGGCCCTGCCCCAGTTCACATACACCAAGTTCGTGGTGGTGGTGGACAAATCCATCAACATCCGCGATCCACGCCAGGTGATCTGGGCGATCAGTGCCCTGGTGGATCCGCAGCGGGATCTGATCGTGGTGGAGGACACCCCCTTCGACACCCTCGATTTCGCCAGCGAGCAGCTGGGCCTCGGTGGCCGCCTGGCGATCGACGCCACCACCAAGCTCGGCCCTGAGCGCAACCACCCCTGGGGTGAACCCCTCAGCCGTCCGGTGGAACTGGAGGCGCGCCTGGATGCGCGCTGGGCCGAACTGGGCCTGGCCGATGTGGGCCAGAACGATCCCGATCCAGCGCTGTTCGGCTACGCGCTGGAACAGGTGCTCGAGCGGCTGGCCAAAGCGGGATGA
- a CDS encoding 2-phosphosulfolactate phosphatase family protein, whose product MQISYFHTSECVPAVRPVAEGGPDAAVVIDVLRATTTIAWSLENGAEAIQAFADLGELDATAAAWPAERRLRAGERGGKRVDGYDLGNSPLAVTPELVGGKRIFMSTTNGTRSLEAVKAVPLLVTACLPNRTAVARRLIERDCRQVWIVGSGWEGDYSLEDSLAAGAVVSAALELAVSPHVGVRCANDEALAALALWQQWHTDTETCLRAASHGQRLIGIGNHDVDFACCAAVDNLTIVPTQTSPGVLQGA is encoded by the coding sequence GTGCAGATCTCCTATTTCCACACCTCTGAGTGCGTGCCGGCCGTGCGCCCTGTGGCCGAGGGCGGCCCCGATGCGGCGGTGGTGATCGATGTGCTGCGGGCCACCACCACGATTGCCTGGTCGCTGGAGAACGGTGCGGAGGCGATCCAGGCCTTTGCTGATCTGGGCGAACTGGATGCCACGGCGGCCGCTTGGCCGGCGGAGCGCCGCCTGCGGGCCGGTGAGCGCGGCGGCAAGCGGGTGGATGGCTACGACCTGGGCAATTCCCCGTTGGCGGTGACGCCGGAGCTGGTGGGGGGCAAGCGCATTTTCATGAGCACCACCAATGGCACCCGCTCGCTGGAGGCGGTGAAAGCCGTGCCGCTGCTGGTGACGGCCTGCCTGCCCAACCGCACCGCCGTGGCCCGCCGCCTGATCGAGCGCGATTGCCGCCAGGTGTGGATCGTGGGCAGCGGCTGGGAAGGCGATTACTCCCTGGAAGACAGCCTGGCGGCTGGTGCTGTGGTGTCGGCGGCGCTGGAGCTGGCGGTGTCGCCCCACGTGGGTGTGCGCTGCGCCAACGATGAGGCCCTGGCGGCCCTGGCCCTCTGGCAGCAATGGCACACCGACACCGAAACCTGCCTGCGGGCCGCCAGCCACGGCCAACGCCTGATCGGCATCGGCAACCACGACGTCGACTTCGCCTGCTGCGCCGCTGTGGACAACCTCACGATCGTGCCCACCCAGACCAGCCCCGGAGTGCTCCAGGGGGCCTGA
- a CDS encoding carbon-nitrogen hydrolase family protein translates to MTSFLAAAIQLTSTADPDANFAAAEEQIDLAVRRGAELVGLPENFAFMGDDEHRLEIAPQLAERAQQFLITMARRYQVTLLGGGYPVPAGERLTSNRAELVGKDGQILARYDKIHLFDVDLPDGNTYRESATVQPGDALPPVVDVPGLCRVGLSICYDVRFPELYRHLASAGADVLFIPAAFTAFTGKDHWQVLLQARAIENTAYVLAPAQTGHHGGRRQTHGHALVIDPWGTVLSDAGSAPGQAVAPVDVQHRQRIQAQMPSLQHRRPALF, encoded by the coding sequence GTGACAAGCTTTCTGGCAGCAGCGATCCAGCTCACCAGCACCGCTGATCCCGACGCGAACTTCGCGGCGGCGGAGGAGCAGATCGATCTGGCGGTTCGCCGCGGCGCCGAACTGGTGGGGCTGCCCGAAAACTTCGCCTTCATGGGCGATGACGAGCACCGCCTCGAGATCGCCCCTCAGCTGGCCGAGCGGGCCCAGCAGTTTTTGATCACCATGGCCCGCCGCTACCAGGTAACGCTCCTGGGCGGTGGCTACCCCGTGCCGGCTGGAGAGCGGCTCACCAGCAACCGCGCCGAGCTGGTGGGCAAAGACGGCCAGATCCTCGCCCGCTACGACAAGATCCACCTCTTCGATGTGGACCTCCCCGACGGCAACACCTACCGGGAGTCGGCCACGGTGCAGCCCGGCGACGCGCTGCCGCCGGTGGTGGATGTGCCTGGCCTCTGCCGCGTGGGTCTCTCTATCTGTTACGACGTGCGCTTCCCCGAGCTCTACCGGCATCTGGCCAGCGCCGGTGCGGATGTGTTGTTCATTCCGGCGGCCTTCACCGCTTTCACCGGCAAGGACCACTGGCAGGTGCTGCTGCAGGCCCGCGCCATTGAAAACACGGCCTACGTGCTGGCTCCGGCCCAGACCGGTCATCACGGCGGCCGCCGCCAGACTCACGGCCATGCCCTGGTGATCGATCCCTGGGGAACGGTGCTCTCGGATGCGGGCAGCGCTCCCGGTCAGGCTGTGGCACCGGTGGATGTGCAACACCGCCAGCGCATTCAGGCCCAGATGCCGAGCCTGCAGCACCGGCGCCCGGCCCTGTTCTGA
- a CDS encoding N-acetylmuramoyl-L-alanine amidase has product MSGLALAASVPIVCLASALPAWAGSALAAWRINRSGALELRTPPGTSIEAFFEEGRGLVGPKLWLDLPGAPSRSRSVRGNGAIREVRVGRPTDNTTRLVVEFRPGTKLDPAELRLVGTSADRWQMQLGEVVSGINPFGEGDLDAPSTPSWRARPPGAGVPTGPMPSLEGLPSVPRDRYKVVIDPGHGGPDPGAVGIKGLRETDVVLDVSLQVAQILQAKGVQVLLTRTSEVDVDLPPRVALANNNRADLFLSIHANALSMSRPDVNGIETFYFQDGPSKRLAEAVQLQMLRVSPGSPDRGARPGRFFVIRRTVMPAALAEMGFVTGQLDAPRLADPAFRRRMAVAIATGLLNYLVANP; this is encoded by the coding sequence TTGTCGGGGCTGGCCTTGGCCGCTTCAGTTCCGATCGTGTGCCTGGCTTCAGCGTTGCCAGCGTGGGCGGGCAGTGCCCTGGCCGCCTGGCGGATCAACCGCTCTGGTGCGCTTGAGCTGCGCACGCCACCTGGCACCAGCATCGAAGCCTTCTTTGAGGAGGGTCGTGGCCTGGTGGGCCCCAAGCTCTGGCTGGATCTGCCGGGTGCCCCCTCCCGCAGCCGCAGCGTGCGCGGCAATGGCGCCATTCGTGAAGTGCGGGTCGGTCGGCCCACTGACAACACCACGCGGCTGGTGGTGGAATTTCGTCCGGGCACCAAGCTCGACCCCGCGGAGTTGCGTTTGGTGGGCACCAGCGCCGACCGCTGGCAGATGCAGCTGGGTGAGGTGGTGAGTGGCATCAACCCCTTCGGTGAGGGTGACCTGGATGCGCCATCCACGCCGAGTTGGCGGGCGCGTCCACCGGGCGCTGGGGTGCCCACCGGGCCGATGCCCTCGCTGGAAGGGCTGCCCAGCGTGCCGCGCGATCGCTACAAGGTGGTGATTGATCCCGGGCATGGCGGCCCTGACCCCGGGGCTGTGGGCATCAAGGGCTTGCGGGAAACCGATGTGGTGCTCGATGTGAGCTTGCAGGTGGCGCAGATCCTGCAGGCCAAAGGTGTGCAGGTGCTGCTCACCCGCACTTCGGAAGTGGATGTTGATCTCCCGCCCCGGGTGGCCCTCGCCAACAACAACCGGGCTGATCTGTTTTTGAGCATTCATGCCAATGCGCTGAGCATGTCGCGCCCGGATGTGAACGGCATCGAAACCTTCTATTTCCAAGACGGGCCCTCCAAACGGCTGGCGGAGGCGGTGCAGCTGCAGATGCTGCGGGTGTCCCCGGGGAGCCCTGATCGGGGCGCACGCCCGGGTCGCTTCTTTGTGATTCGCCGCACCGTGATGCCGGCGGCCCTGGCGGAGATGGGCTTTGTCACGGGTCAGCTCGATGCGCCGCGCCTGGCGGACCCTGCGTTCCGGCGGCGGATGGCCGTGGCCATTGCCACCGGCTTGCTCAATTACCTGGTCGCCAATCCATGA
- the murI gene encoding glutamate racemase — MSGAPIGIFDSGLGGLSVWRQVVHHLPGESVIYLADQAHVPYGQRSAEEIQAYCNEIAAQLISMGCKAIVVACNTASAVALEPLRGAFPQLPILGLEPAVKPAVELTRSGVVGVMATPATFQGELYRATVGRWAGDVQVVEQVCIGLADLVEMGELEGERCDALLRSFLNPMLKAGADTIVLGCTHYPFVIEAIRRLVGPGLAVLDPAPAVARHLGEVLAAQGLLSGGSGGRELRFFTSAQPERFDRAVARLVGARCISQPLVWHQGHLHHR; from the coding sequence ATGAGCGGCGCACCCATCGGCATCTTTGATTCCGGCTTGGGGGGCTTGAGTGTCTGGCGGCAGGTGGTGCATCACCTGCCTGGTGAATCGGTGATCTACCTGGCGGATCAGGCCCATGTGCCCTACGGGCAGCGATCGGCTGAGGAGATCCAGGCCTACTGCAATGAGATTGCGGCGCAGTTGATCAGCATGGGCTGCAAGGCGATTGTGGTGGCCTGCAACACCGCTTCAGCCGTGGCGCTGGAGCCGTTGCGTGGGGCCTTTCCGCAGCTGCCGATCCTGGGGCTGGAACCCGCTGTGAAGCCCGCTGTGGAGCTCACGCGCAGCGGTGTGGTGGGAGTGATGGCTACACCGGCCACTTTCCAGGGTGAGCTCTACCGAGCCACCGTGGGGCGCTGGGCCGGTGATGTGCAGGTGGTGGAGCAGGTGTGCATTGGCCTGGCCGATCTTGTGGAGATGGGCGAGCTGGAGGGGGAACGCTGTGATGCCCTGCTGCGCAGTTTTCTCAACCCAATGCTCAAGGCCGGCGCCGACACGATCGTGCTGGGGTGCACCCACTACCCGTTTGTGATTGAGGCGATTCGACGGTTGGTTGGGCCTGGCCTGGCTGTGCTGGATCCAGCCCCAGCTGTGGCACGCCATCTGGGAGAGGTGCTGGCTGCTCAGGGGTTGCTGAGCGGCGGCTCCGGCGGGCGGGAGCTGCGCTTTTTCACGAGCGCCCAACCCGAGCGGTTTGATCGCGCGGTGGCCCGGCTGGTGGGTGCCCGTTGCATCAGTCAGCCCCTGGTCTGGCATCAGGGGCATTTGCATCACAGATGA
- the sds gene encoding solanesyl diphosphate synthase: MATVAELLQPVEADLEALLSDLRSLIGAGHPILQAAAEHLFSAGGKRLRPGIVLLVSRALAADGELTARHRRLAEITEMIHTASLVHDDVVDEASTRRGVDTVHSRFNHRVAVLAGDFLFAQASWHLANLDDLEVVKLLSRVIMDLADGEVKQGLFRYDTGQSFETYLEKSYCKTASLIANSARAAGVLSGLPAHQLDELYRFGRQLGLAFQVVDDILDFTGSDQQLGKPAASDLATGYLTAPALYALEEHPALAGLIEREFSEDGDLDQALELVRNSQAIQRSRALAEGFANEARESISWLPASDCRSALLALPEFVLSRLY; this comes from the coding sequence ATGGCCACGGTTGCAGAGCTGCTTCAGCCCGTCGAGGCCGACCTCGAGGCCCTGCTGAGCGATCTGCGCAGCCTGATCGGAGCGGGGCACCCGATCCTTCAGGCTGCTGCAGAGCATCTGTTCAGCGCCGGAGGCAAGCGCCTGCGCCCCGGCATCGTGCTGCTGGTGTCACGAGCGCTGGCCGCCGATGGCGAGCTCACCGCACGCCACCGGCGCCTGGCGGAGATCACTGAGATGATCCACACCGCCTCGCTCGTGCACGACGACGTGGTGGATGAAGCCAGTACCCGTCGCGGTGTGGACACCGTGCACAGCCGCTTCAACCACCGGGTGGCTGTGTTGGCCGGCGATTTTCTATTTGCCCAGGCCAGCTGGCATCTCGCCAACCTCGATGACCTCGAGGTGGTGAAGCTGCTGTCCCGCGTGATCATGGACCTCGCCGACGGTGAGGTGAAGCAGGGCCTGTTCCGCTACGACACCGGCCAGAGCTTCGAGACCTACCTCGAAAAGAGCTACTGCAAAACCGCCTCATTGATCGCCAACAGCGCCCGCGCTGCAGGTGTGCTGAGCGGCCTTCCCGCCCACCAGCTCGATGAGCTGTACCGCTTCGGCCGCCAGCTGGGTTTGGCCTTCCAGGTGGTCGACGACATTCTCGATTTCACCGGCAGCGATCAGCAGCTGGGTAAACCCGCCGCCAGTGACCTGGCCACGGGTTATCTCACCGCCCCAGCCCTGTATGCCCTCGAGGAGCACCCTGCACTGGCCGGGCTGATTGAGCGGGAGTTCAGCGAAGACGGCGATCTCGATCAAGCCCTCGAGCTTGTGCGCAACAGCCAGGCCATCCAGCGCTCCCGTGCTCTCGCTGAAGGGTTCGCGAACGAGGCGCGTGAGTCCATTAGCTGGCTGCCCGCCTCGGATTGCCGCAGTGCCCTGCTGGCGCTGCCGGAGTTTGTGCTCAGCCGGCTCTACTGA
- a CDS encoding HAD family phosphatase encodes MVRPAACLFDLDGLLLDTEPLHAEAWQQASSHFGRPLTPAELLALRGRRRHDCADQVRQWISADGANPAPSRDALLAVRQPIAEALLVQAAPMPGAPELVERCGALGIPMALATSSSKAAVALKASPHPWLAAISVRVHGDDPHLGQGKPAPDVFLLAAERLGVDAQHCWAFEDSPAGVQAARAAGCHVHVLPPNHLNAEQRRALYPGIDRFLVSLAEVIAALQ; translated from the coding sequence ATGGTCCGCCCCGCCGCCTGCCTGTTCGATCTCGACGGGCTGCTGCTCGACACCGAACCGCTGCATGCGGAAGCCTGGCAGCAGGCCTCCAGCCATTTCGGCAGGCCCCTGACTCCCGCTGAGCTGTTGGCCCTGCGGGGTCGCCGCCGCCACGACTGCGCCGATCAGGTGCGGCAGTGGATCAGCGCGGATGGTGCCAACCCGGCCCCCAGCCGCGATGCCCTGCTGGCCGTGCGCCAGCCCATCGCCGAGGCGCTGCTGGTCCAGGCCGCACCGATGCCAGGGGCACCGGAGCTGGTGGAACGCTGCGGGGCCTTGGGCATTCCCATGGCCCTGGCCACCAGCAGTTCCAAGGCCGCCGTGGCCCTCAAGGCGTCACCCCATCCCTGGCTGGCCGCCATCAGCGTGCGGGTGCACGGCGATGACCCCCATCTGGGCCAGGGCAAACCGGCACCGGATGTGTTCCTGCTGGCGGCTGAGCGATTGGGCGTGGATGCCCAACACTGCTGGGCCTTTGAAGATTCACCAGCAGGCGTGCAGGCGGCCCGTGCAGCGGGATGCCACGTGCATGTGCTGCCCCCCAACCACCTCAATGCTGAGCAACGCCGTGCGCTGTATCCCGGGATTGACCGCTTCCTCGTCAGCTTGGCTGAGGTGATCGCGGCGCTTCAGTAG
- the acs gene encoding acetate--CoA ligase, producing MSEAQTSPAASTTIESVLQEQRVFEPPAALAAGAAIGSLEAYRQVAAQAQQDPDQFWGEAARRELHWFEPFHTVLDWSNPPFARWFEGGTTNLSYNCLDRHLEGPRADKTALIWEGEPGDTRTFTYRQLHAEVCKAANALKALGIGKGDLVALYMPMVPEAAIAMLACARIGAPHSVVFGGFSADALRDRLIDGEAKAVITADGGFRKDKPVPLKPAVDEALGSNGGAPSVEHVLVVKRIESDCPMQTGRDHWWHDVVDAQSADCPAAPMASEDRLFVLYTSGSTGKPKGVVHTTAGYNLWAHLTFQWIFDLKENDIHWCTADVGWITGHSYIVYGPLSNGATTVMYEGAPRPSKPGAFWEVIQKHKCTIFYTAPTAIRAFMKSGREVPDQYDMSSLRILGTVGEPINPEAWIWYRDVIGGNRCPIVDTWWQTETGGVMISPLPGATPTKPGSATLPLPGIQADIVDHDGNSQPADQGGYLAIRRPWPGMMRTVHGDPDRFRKSYWEEIRPADGSWLYFAGDGARRDSDGYFWVMGRVDDVINVSGHRLGTMEIESALVSHPAVAEAAVVGRPDELKGEGIVAFVTLEAGRSGDDALIADLRGHVGKEIGPIARPDVIKFSDALPKTRSGKIMRRILRSLAAGQEVSGDTSTLEDRSVLDALRV from the coding sequence ATGTCTGAGGCCCAGACCAGCCCCGCTGCCTCCACCACGATCGAATCGGTGCTGCAGGAGCAGCGGGTGTTTGAGCCGCCGGCCGCGTTGGCGGCCGGTGCCGCGATCGGGTCGCTGGAGGCCTACCGACAGGTGGCCGCGCAGGCTCAGCAGGACCCGGATCAGTTCTGGGGCGAGGCCGCCCGGCGTGAGTTGCACTGGTTCGAACCGTTTCACACGGTGCTCGATTGGAGCAATCCCCCGTTTGCGCGTTGGTTTGAAGGCGGCACCACCAACCTCAGCTACAACTGCCTCGATCGCCATCTCGAGGGGCCCCGCGCCGACAAGACAGCGCTGATCTGGGAAGGAGAACCCGGCGATACCCGCACCTTCACCTACCGGCAGCTGCACGCCGAGGTGTGCAAGGCGGCCAATGCGCTCAAGGCGCTCGGCATCGGCAAGGGCGATCTGGTGGCGCTTTACATGCCGATGGTGCCGGAGGCGGCGATCGCCATGCTCGCCTGCGCCCGCATCGGTGCGCCCCATTCCGTGGTGTTCGGTGGGTTTTCGGCTGACGCCCTGCGTGATCGCCTGATCGATGGCGAGGCCAAGGCGGTGATCACCGCCGATGGCGGCTTCCGCAAGGACAAGCCAGTGCCGCTCAAGCCCGCCGTGGATGAGGCCCTCGGCAGCAACGGTGGTGCGCCGAGCGTTGAGCACGTGCTGGTGGTGAAGCGCATCGAGAGCGATTGCCCGATGCAGACCGGCCGCGACCACTGGTGGCACGACGTGGTGGACGCCCAGAGCGCCGACTGCCCCGCTGCGCCCATGGCGAGTGAAGACCGGCTGTTCGTGCTCTACACCTCAGGGTCTACGGGCAAACCCAAAGGGGTGGTGCACACCACTGCTGGTTACAACCTCTGGGCCCATCTCACCTTCCAGTGGATTTTTGATCTCAAGGAGAACGACATCCACTGGTGCACCGCCGATGTGGGCTGGATCACGGGGCACAGCTACATCGTCTACGGCCCGTTGTCGAACGGCGCCACCACGGTGATGTACGAGGGTGCGCCGCGCCCCAGCAAGCCCGGTGCCTTCTGGGAGGTAATCCAGAAGCACAAGTGCACGATCTTTTACACCGCCCCCACGGCGATCCGCGCCTTCATGAAGAGCGGCCGCGAGGTGCCGGACCAATACGACATGAGTTCGCTGCGCATCCTCGGCACCGTGGGTGAGCCGATCAACCCCGAGGCCTGGATCTGGTATCGCGATGTGATCGGCGGCAACCGCTGCCCGATCGTGGATACCTGGTGGCAGACCGAAACCGGCGGCGTGATGATCAGCCCCCTTCCGGGCGCCACCCCCACCAAGCCCGGATCCGCCACCCTACCGTTGCCTGGCATCCAGGCCGACATCGTCGACCACGACGGCAACTCCCAGCCCGCTGATCAGGGGGGCTACCTCGCGATCCGCCGTCCCTGGCCAGGAATGATGCGCACCGTGCACGGTGACCCCGATCGCTTCCGCAAGAGCTACTGGGAGGAGATTCGCCCCGCCGATGGCTCCTGGCTTTACTTCGCCGGCGATGGTGCTCGCCGTGACAGCGATGGCTACTTCTGGGTGATGGGCCGCGTGGACGACGTGATCAACGTGAGCGGCCACCGCCTCGGCACGATGGAGATCGAGAGCGCCCTGGTGAGCCATCCGGCCGTGGCCGAAGCGGCCGTGGTGGGCCGGCCTGATGAGCTCAAGGGTGAAGGGATTGTGGCTTTTGTGACCCTGGAGGCCGGCCGCAGCGGAGACGACGCCCTGATCGCTGACCTGCGCGGCCATGTGGGCAAGGAGATCGGGCCGATCGCACGCCCCGATGTGATCAAGTTCAGCGATGCCCTGCCGAAAACCCGCAGTGGCAAGATCATGCGCCGCATTCTGCGTTCGTTGGCTGCGGGCCAGGAGGTGAGCGGCGACACCTCCACCCTTGAGGATCGCTCCGTGCTCGACGCACTGCGCGTCTGA
- a CDS encoding DUF1350 family protein: MSWRQRGSLWCLEPEGGAPLGLVQFIGGSYLAATPQLSYRRLLEALSRRGLAIQAWSYVPGFDHQAQANEAWKLFRSARPESLAALRLGHSLGCKLHLLAPDNGRGCSGLAALSFNNFSAERSVPLLAELGPRLGIQSEFSPSPSETLRLVGANYRQPNNLLVRFNRDGIDQSPRLLAVLQQRPDDHSELLERPGDHLTPASAGLRQNLLGSWADDPARQRQIDSLAETICRWWQPARRQP, encoded by the coding sequence ATGAGCTGGCGCCAGCGGGGCAGCCTTTGGTGTCTGGAACCTGAAGGGGGAGCCCCCCTCGGGCTGGTGCAGTTCATCGGTGGCAGCTATCTGGCCGCCACGCCGCAACTCAGCTACCGCCGCCTGCTGGAGGCCCTCAGCCGGCGCGGCCTGGCGATCCAGGCCTGGAGTTATGTGCCGGGCTTTGATCATCAGGCCCAGGCCAACGAGGCCTGGAAACTGTTCCGATCCGCCCGCCCTGAAAGCCTGGCTGCCCTGCGCTTGGGCCACAGCCTGGGCTGCAAGCTTCACCTGCTCGCCCCCGACAATGGCCGCGGCTGCAGCGGCCTGGCGGCACTGAGCTTCAACAACTTCTCAGCCGAACGCAGCGTGCCACTGTTGGCGGAACTGGGGCCGCGGCTGGGCATCCAGAGCGAATTCAGCCCCTCCCCCAGCGAAACCCTGCGGCTGGTGGGTGCGAACTACCGACAGCCCAACAACCTGCTGGTGCGCTTCAACCGCGATGGCATCGACCAGTCGCCGAGGCTGCTGGCGGTGCTGCAACAACGGCCTGACGATCACTCCGAGCTGCTGGAGCGGCCGGGGGATCACCTCACGCCAGCCAGCGCTGGCCTGCGCCAAAACCTGCTGGGCAGCTGGGCCGATGATCCGGCCCGGCAACGGCAGATCGACTCGCTCGCGGAGACGATCTGCCGTTGGTGGCAACCGGCGCGTCGCCAACCCTGA
- a CDS encoding peroxiredoxin: protein MAAALSRGDRAPLIALTDQNGTEQRSDQLGGKALVLFFYPKDDTPGCTMEACAFRDSYSDLQALGAEVWGVSGDDAASHQRFAQRHNLPYPLLVDKGNQLRKAFGVPSVLGLLPGRVTYVIDGDGVIRHVFNNLLDGPAHRREAIEALKALQQP from the coding sequence TTGGCAGCAGCCCTGAGCCGCGGCGATCGCGCACCCCTCATTGCCCTCACCGATCAGAACGGCACCGAACAACGCAGCGATCAACTCGGCGGCAAAGCCCTGGTGCTGTTCTTCTATCCCAAGGACGACACCCCCGGCTGCACCATGGAGGCCTGCGCCTTTCGCGACAGCTACAGCGATCTTCAGGCCCTGGGGGCCGAGGTGTGGGGGGTGAGCGGCGATGACGCAGCCAGCCATCAACGCTTTGCCCAGCGCCACAACCTTCCCTATCCCCTCCTGGTGGACAAAGGCAATCAGCTGCGCAAGGCCTTCGGAGTGCCCAGCGTGCTGGGACTGCTGCCGGGCCGCGTCACCTACGTGATCGATGGCGACGGTGTGATTCGGCATGTGTTCAACAACCTCCTCGATGGGCCGGCCCACCGCCGCGAGGCCATCGAGGCCCTCAAGGCCTTGCAACAGCCATGA